The following are from one region of the Hyla sarda isolate aHylSar1 chromosome 6, aHylSar1.hap1, whole genome shotgun sequence genome:
- the F2 gene encoding prothrombin isoform X1 — MQRLFFPRMPHRTQIICGLILASFLPLALGDNVFISNQEAMSVLKRSRRANSIFEELKKGNMERECMEELCDYEEAREIKESDTVTDAFWRRYQSCQPEKKPPRETLDLCMSGNCAEGIGQNYLGTISVTRSGRDCQYWASHFPHRTKINPTTHPEYNLTENYCRNPDDNPLGPWCYTKDPEKPREECSVPLCGKTGFTSEPIVQQVAKTAPKEELPCVPDRGKDYDGTLAVTVSGLPCLPWNSPSVEEYSRKNFRKDVVLKENYCRNPDNDDEGVWCYVSHSNTTFEYCNLNYCDSPLDEEPIPSQAGRTDSTKHELFFDEKSFGQGEAVCGLRPLFEGKKIADKSEAELLESYIQGRVVKGEEAEQGSSPWQVMLFKRSPQELLCGASLISDRWVLTAAHCIFYPPWDKNFTTEDLLVRIGKHYRAKYERTTEKILQLERIIVHPKYNWKENLDRDIALMQLKKPVAFTNYIHPVCLPTKEIVQKFLQSGFKGRVSGWGNLQETWSTGGPQLPSALQQINLPVVEQEKCKSSTKIKVTDNMFCAGYSPEDSKRGDACEGDSGGPFVMKDPISKRWYQMGIVSWGEGCDRDGKYGFYAHVHRLRKWIMKIIEQYPR; from the exons TGTTTATCAGCAACCAAGAGGCAATGTCGGTCCTGAAACGTTCTCGGAGAGCTAATTCAATATTTGAAGAGTTGAAAAAAGGAAATATGGAAAGAGAGTGTATGGAGGAATTATGTGACTACGAGGAAGCAAGAGAGATTAAGGAGTCTGACACTGTGACG GATGCATTCTGGCGCCGTTATCAAT CTTGTCAACCTGAAAAGAAGCCTCCAAGAGAAACCCTTGATCTCTGTATGTCag GTAATTGTGCAGAGGGAATAGGTCAGAATTACCTAGGAACCATCAGCGTCACCAGGTCGGGGCGAGACTGTCAGTACTGGGCCAGTCACTTTCCACATAGGACAAA GATTAACCCAACGACCCACCCAGAATACAACCTTACGGAAAACTACTGTAGAAACCCAGATGACAACCCATTGGGGCCTTGGTGTTATACCAAGGATCCGGAGAAACCTAGAGAGGAATGTTCAGTGCCATTATGTG gcaaaactgggtttacaagtgAGCCAATTGTTCAACAAGTGGCCAAAACTGCACCGAAAGAGGAGTTACCCTGTGTGCCTGACCGCGGAAAAGATTATGATGGCACCCTGGCAGTCACAGTGTCAGGACTTCCATGTCTACCCTGGAACTCACCATCCGTGGAGGAGTACAGCCGTAAAAACTTCAGGAAAGATGTAGTCCTGAAAGAGAATTACTGCAGGAACCCCGACAACGATGATGAGGGCGTATGGTGCTACGTATCTCACAGCAACACAACCTTTGAGTACTGCAACTTAAATTATTGTG ATAGCCCTCTAGATGAAGAACCCATTCCTAGCCAAGCAGGCCGAACAGATTCAACAAAACATGAATTATTCTTTGATGAGAAAAGCTTTGGCCAAGGAGAAGCAG TTTGTGGATTAAGGCCACTCTTTGAAGGGAAGAAAATAGCTGATAAAAGCGAGGCAGAGCTGCTGGAATCCTACATCCAAGGTCGGGTTGTTAAGGGAGAGGAAGCTGAACAAGGCAGTTCCCCATG GCAGGTGATGTTGTTTAAAAGGAGTCCCCAAGAGCTCTTGTGTGGGGCCAGTCTAATAAGTGACCGCTGGGTGCTGACCGCTGCCCACTGTATCTTCTATCCTCCTTGGGATAAAAACTTCACCACTGAGGATCTCCTGGTGCGGATAGGGAAACATTATCGTGCCAA ATACGAGAGGACAACAGAAAAAATTCTGCAACTTGAACGGATCATTGTCCACCCCAAATATAACTGGAAGGAAAATCTTGACCGAGATATTGCACTTATGCAGCTGAAGAAGCCAGTGGCCTTCACAAACTATATTCATCCGGTGTGTCTTCCTACCAAGGAGATTGTACAGAA GTTTCTGCAGTCAGGATTTAAAGGACGTGTTTCTGGTTGGGGTAATCTACAGGAAACATGGAGCACAGGAGGACCACAGTTACCCTCAGCCCTGCAGCAAATAAATCTTCCTGTGGTTGAACAGGAAAAATGCAAGAGTTCCACCAAGATTAAAGTGACAGATAACATGTTCTGTGCAG GTTATAGTCCAGAAGACAGCAAGAGAGGAGACGCCTGTGAAGGAGACAGCGGTGGCCCCTTTGTAATGAAG GATCCTATCAGCAAACGTTGGTACCAGATGGGTATAGTGTCTTGGGGTGAGGGATGCGACCGAGATGGAAAGTATGGCTTCTATGCCCATGTACATCGCTTGCGGAAATGGATTATGAAGATTATAGAGCAGTATCCTCGTTAA
- the F2 gene encoding prothrombin isoform X2 has translation MSGNCAEGIGQNYLGTISVTRSGRDCQYWASHFPHRTKINPTTHPEYNLTENYCRNPDDNPLGPWCYTKDPEKPREECSVPLCGKTGFTSEPIVQQVAKTAPKEELPCVPDRGKDYDGTLAVTVSGLPCLPWNSPSVEEYSRKNFRKDVVLKENYCRNPDNDDEGVWCYVSHSNTTFEYCNLNYCDSPLDEEPIPSQAGRTDSTKHELFFDEKSFGQGEAVCGLRPLFEGKKIADKSEAELLESYIQGRVVKGEEAEQGSSPWQVMLFKRSPQELLCGASLISDRWVLTAAHCIFYPPWDKNFTTEDLLVRIGKHYRAKYERTTEKILQLERIIVHPKYNWKENLDRDIALMQLKKPVAFTNYIHPVCLPTKEIVQKFLQSGFKGRVSGWGNLQETWSTGGPQLPSALQQINLPVVEQEKCKSSTKIKVTDNMFCAGYSPEDSKRGDACEGDSGGPFVMKDPISKRWYQMGIVSWGEGCDRDGKYGFYAHVHRLRKWIMKIIEQYPR, from the exons ATGTCag GTAATTGTGCAGAGGGAATAGGTCAGAATTACCTAGGAACCATCAGCGTCACCAGGTCGGGGCGAGACTGTCAGTACTGGGCCAGTCACTTTCCACATAGGACAAA GATTAACCCAACGACCCACCCAGAATACAACCTTACGGAAAACTACTGTAGAAACCCAGATGACAACCCATTGGGGCCTTGGTGTTATACCAAGGATCCGGAGAAACCTAGAGAGGAATGTTCAGTGCCATTATGTG gcaaaactgggtttacaagtgAGCCAATTGTTCAACAAGTGGCCAAAACTGCACCGAAAGAGGAGTTACCCTGTGTGCCTGACCGCGGAAAAGATTATGATGGCACCCTGGCAGTCACAGTGTCAGGACTTCCATGTCTACCCTGGAACTCACCATCCGTGGAGGAGTACAGCCGTAAAAACTTCAGGAAAGATGTAGTCCTGAAAGAGAATTACTGCAGGAACCCCGACAACGATGATGAGGGCGTATGGTGCTACGTATCTCACAGCAACACAACCTTTGAGTACTGCAACTTAAATTATTGTG ATAGCCCTCTAGATGAAGAACCCATTCCTAGCCAAGCAGGCCGAACAGATTCAACAAAACATGAATTATTCTTTGATGAGAAAAGCTTTGGCCAAGGAGAAGCAG TTTGTGGATTAAGGCCACTCTTTGAAGGGAAGAAAATAGCTGATAAAAGCGAGGCAGAGCTGCTGGAATCCTACATCCAAGGTCGGGTTGTTAAGGGAGAGGAAGCTGAACAAGGCAGTTCCCCATG GCAGGTGATGTTGTTTAAAAGGAGTCCCCAAGAGCTCTTGTGTGGGGCCAGTCTAATAAGTGACCGCTGGGTGCTGACCGCTGCCCACTGTATCTTCTATCCTCCTTGGGATAAAAACTTCACCACTGAGGATCTCCTGGTGCGGATAGGGAAACATTATCGTGCCAA ATACGAGAGGACAACAGAAAAAATTCTGCAACTTGAACGGATCATTGTCCACCCCAAATATAACTGGAAGGAAAATCTTGACCGAGATATTGCACTTATGCAGCTGAAGAAGCCAGTGGCCTTCACAAACTATATTCATCCGGTGTGTCTTCCTACCAAGGAGATTGTACAGAA GTTTCTGCAGTCAGGATTTAAAGGACGTGTTTCTGGTTGGGGTAATCTACAGGAAACATGGAGCACAGGAGGACCACAGTTACCCTCAGCCCTGCAGCAAATAAATCTTCCTGTGGTTGAACAGGAAAAATGCAAGAGTTCCACCAAGATTAAAGTGACAGATAACATGTTCTGTGCAG GTTATAGTCCAGAAGACAGCAAGAGAGGAGACGCCTGTGAAGGAGACAGCGGTGGCCCCTTTGTAATGAAG GATCCTATCAGCAAACGTTGGTACCAGATGGGTATAGTGTCTTGGGGTGAGGGATGCGACCGAGATGGAAAGTATGGCTTCTATGCCCATGTACATCGCTTGCGGAAATGGATTATGAAGATTATAGAGCAGTATCCTCGTTAA